One segment of Burkholderia multivorans ATCC BAA-247 DNA contains the following:
- a CDS encoding helix-turn-helix domain-containing protein → MAKSRFKSDATEAIHSAASGLYRANLIDKKTMREYDALCIEAAPQFAPEAIARIRKSVNVSQSVFALYLNTTTSTIRQWEQGDKRPSGIAARMLQIVEKHGLEVFS, encoded by the coding sequence ATGGCTAAGAGTCGGTTCAAGAGCGACGCAACGGAGGCGATCCACAGCGCCGCGTCCGGTCTTTATCGCGCCAACCTGATCGACAAGAAGACGATGCGCGAATACGACGCGCTCTGCATCGAGGCCGCGCCGCAGTTCGCGCCGGAGGCGATTGCGCGCATCCGCAAATCGGTCAACGTCAGCCAGAGCGTGTTCGCGCTCTATCTGAACACGACGACGTCGACGATCCGCCAATGGGAACAGGGCGACAAGCGGCCGAGCGGCATCGCAGCGCGCATGCTGCAGATCGTCGAGAAGCACGGGCTCGAGGTGTTCTCCTGA